The following is a genomic window from Synechococcus sp. UW69.
GCACTACCAACAGTTGACGCAGGGCGTACCGCAACACCAGGACCGACGAATTGACTTCTTTTTATCGGATCCAGCCGGGGAAGCGGGCGTTGGTCCCGATCGATCGCAATCTCAGAACGCCCATTGCAATTGGAGGACAAGCCTAAAAAATCCAGCTAAGAATCAAGCAAACGCAGTTTTCGCATGCGTGCATTTCTGGCTCCAGCGGCAGCGCTGCTTGCCCTGGCTGGTCCAGTTGCCCTGACTCCACAAGCCTCCGCGGAAAGCACAACGCTTAAGGCGGTGATTTTTGAGGAAGTCAAGCCGCTGTATCAAAAAACCGACACCGGCTACGAAGGCCTCGGGGTTGATGTTCTCGAACAGATCCGGATTCAGGCCAACCGCCGCAACGTGACTTACCGAGTCGCGTCTTCCGTCAATGACGGCATTGGTGCCGTCATCACCGGCAAGGCCGACATCGCCTGTGGTGTGGCCTTCACCTGGGGCCGCTCCACTCAGGTCACTTACAGCCTTCCCTTCGGCGTCGGTGGCACACGGCTGCTGATGGCCAGAGATACCAGCATCGATGGAACCCCTGACTCGTTGGCAGGAGAAACCATCGGCGTGGTCAAGGACACCGCCTCCGCCAAGGTTCTGAAGAGCGTGGTGCCCGGCGCCACACTGAAAAACTTCGACACCCCTAAGGAAGCGTTGGATGCCTTCTACACGGGTGACGTTCCGATCCTCGGTGGTGGAACCCTCTGGTTGGCCGCCAACAGCCGAATCGACAAAACGGCTCTACTGCCCTTCCGCCCCTACGGCCGCTCGGGCATCAGCTGCATCGTCAAGCAGGACAACGGCAAGCTGCTCTCGTCCACCAACATCGCGTTGGGACAAATGATGCAGGCCTACATGGATGGTGATGCCGGAACGCGCCGCATGATCAACCGTTGGATTGGTCCCGGCAGCGATGTGGGCCTGAGCCAGGAAACAATTCGGTCTCTTTACGGCCTGATCCTCAGCATCACAGCAGAAATCAACACCCCAGCGACACCGGGAATCTGACTGTTCCGCGATTGCTTTCCTTCTTTATCAATCAACAGCCATGAAGCGTTCTCTCATTGCCTTTCAAGCACTGCTGGCCTCCAGCGCCGTGCTGTGCCAAACCGCCCAAGCCAGCTCCAGCTACAGCGCGCCTGAGCAACTCAACGGTCAGGCCAAAGCCAACAGCATCGAAGCCCGAATCGAAGCGGTGCGGAACACCGACTGGGGCAGCCTGCTCAAGGATCCTGAAATCGAAGGTGAGCTTGTTGCCAAGAGCAAATGGAAAAACGGCAAGGGCAAAAAGTTCGGCAACAGCCGTGGAAAAGGCAAGTGGGGCAACGGAAAGAGCGGCAACAAGTGGGGCAATAGCCGCCGCACCTGGGGCAACGGTGGCTACGGCGGTGGCTGGCGCAACGGTGGCGGTGGCTGGAAGAACGGTGGCGGCGGATTCGTGAACTGGTGATTGTTTCTTCCCCAAATGTCAGGCCCGACCTCAACCGGTTCGGGCCCATCGGCCTCGTGGTTGTGCAGTCGACATCGCTGTGCAACCTCGATTGCTCCTATTGCTATCTGCCGGATCGGCAGAAGAAGCGGGTTTTCGACCTCGATCTACTGCCTCTGTTGATCCAGCGGATTCTGGAAAGCCCCTATGCCGGGCCGGAGTTCGGACTTGTATGGCATGCCGGGGAACCGCTCACCCTGCCCACCAGTTGGTACGACGAGGCAACGGCGATCCTGCATCGCAGCCTCGAGCAGTTCAACGCCCAGGGGCTGGACTTCACCCAGCACGTTCAGACCAACGCAACGTTGATCAACGATGCGTGGTGCGACTGCTTCCGGCGCAACCGCATCGTGGTGGGGATCAGTGTGGATGGCCCAGAGGACATCCACGACGCCCACCGGCGCTTCCGCAATGGACGTGGCTCCCACGCCATGGCGATGAAAGGGATTGAAGCCCTGCATCGCAACGATGTGCCCTTCCACTGCATCTCGGTGGTCACCGCTGATGCCATGGAGCAACCGGAGCGGATGTATCGCTTCTTCCGGGACAACGGCATCACCGATGTGGGCTTCAACGTTGAGGAACAGGAGGGCATTCACACCAGCTCCTCGATGCAAGGCTCAGTCATGGAGGAGAAATATCGCGACTTCCTCCGGGCTTTCTGGCGCCTTAGCGAGCAAGACGGTCATCCCGTCGTGCTGCGGGAATTCGAGCAGGTGATCAGCCTGATTCAAGGCAACGAACGGATGACCCAGAACGAGCTCAATCGCCCGTTCTCGATTCTCAGCGTTGATTCGGATGGAAATTTCTCCACTTTCGACCCCGAGCTGCTGTCGGTTGCCAGCGACCGCTACGGCACCTTCAACCTCGGCAACCTGCGTGATCTGTCGTTGGTGGAGTCCACCAAAACCGATCAGTTCCGTCGCCTCCTGGCTGACATGAGCAGCGGTGTCGACACCTGCCACAAGGGCTGCGAATACTTCGGGCTCTGTGGTGGGGGCACCGGCAGCAACAAGTTCTGGGAGCACGGCAGCCTGGCAGCCAGCGAAACCAATGCCTGTCGCTTCGGCACCCAGATTCCTGTTCAGGTATTGCTGGAGCGGTTCGAAGAGGGTCCTCCCCTGACTCCCATCACACCCAATTGATCTGGTTCTCCATGCGGTCCATCGCTGTCCTGCCTGTCCTAGGCCTGCTGCTCATTCCGATGCAGGCCAGTGCCGCCTGCACCTTTCTGACTCCGGTGGGCGGCGGCGAGCCCATTGTGAAAAAAAAGGTGGAGCGTCCCAAAGGGCTCATCGGTAAAGCCGTCGGCCGCACCAACTGGAACACCGATTTCGTGGTGGATCAGCCCTACCGCAGTTTCAAGCTGTTTTTCACCGCCGATTCCAGCGACCCCAGCAGTTATCCCATTCAGGCCTTCCTCAAATTCAGCGATGGAAGCAACAGCAAGGTGGCCGATGAACAACTGCAGCCCCCAGTGGGCACCGGCCGCATGTTTGGGCCCTTCCAGCAGGTCTCAGGCAAGAGCATCAGCCAGGTGAATTTCCGGATCGGGGCCAACAGCGACCCGCAAGCCACTGGATTCAGCTACCGCATTTCCGTACAGGGCTGCCACTGATCGCACTGCGGCTCTTCAACCTTCTGCCTAGCTTCGGGCCAATTTGTGATCTTCAGCCTTGAGCGAATCCGCTGATTCACAACGATGTCAGATCTGCCAGGTCGTCATCGAGTCCTCCCCAGGACTACCGGACACTGTGCAGTTCAGCAATGGCCCCAAGGGCAGCCGCAGCAAACTTTGGAGTCGCGTCTGTCAGTACGTGACTGATCCGGACCGTCAGCGCATTTGCATCAATCAGGATTCCGAAGGTCGCGGCACCGAACAGGCTGGCGACGCTTTCCCCGATGCACCGCCCATCGATCTAGGCAAAACCTGACGGATGGCAGGCAGTCCCCTACATTGAAGGTGTGTCCGACGGGCATCTCCCTGCGGAGATCGGTCACAACTGAAATGCACGTCGGACCGACGTCCGCCCTCAGTTCGCGTTGCCTCATCCTCTGCTTCCGGATCTCGAAACGCTGGCCACCGACGTGGCCGCCCGCAAAGGCTTTGACCTTTGCGGCATCCAGCTGCTTACTCATATGAGCCCGATGACCCTGGAAGTGCAGATCCGCCACAGCAGTGGAGCGGATGTGAGCCTCGACGACTGCGCGGGTTTCAGCGGAATGCTTGGGGATGCCCTTGAGGCCTCCACCCTGCTCACTGACGCGTATGTTCTGGAGATCAGCAGTCCCGGAATCGGCGAGCAGCTGTCCAGCGATCGCGATTTTCAAACCTTCCGCGGCTTTCCCATCGAGGTCCATCACCGCGACAAGGGCGAGACCGAGCAACGCCTTGAAGGCCTCTTGCTTGAACGCGACGCCGACACGCTGCAGATCAACATTCGCGGGCGAGTTAAACGAATTCCCCGCGATTGCGTGATCGGTGTCCGCCTCACCAGTCCAAGCAGCTGAACCCAGCGTTCACCCCCCTCCAACCGCTCAACCCTTCCCTTAAACCAACGCGATGGCTCTCGTTCTTCTTCCAGGTCTCACCAATCTGATCGACGACATCAGTGAAGAGAAGAAGCTGCCACCTCAGGTTGTGGAAGCAGCCCTGCGGGAGGCCCTACTGAAGGGCTATGAGCGCTACCGGCGCACCCTTTACCTCGGGATCAGCGAAGACCCCTTTGACGAGGAGTACTTCAGCAACTTCGACGTCGGCCTTGACCTGGAAGAGGAGGGATACCGGGTTCTCGCCAGCAAAATCATTGTTGATGAGGTGGAAAGCGAAGACCACCAGATCGCCATTGCCGAGGTGATGCAGGTGGCTGATGATGCCCAGGTGGGCGACACGGTGGTGCTGGATGTCACCCCGGAGAAGGAGGATTTCGGCCGGATGGCCGCCGCCACCACCAAACAGGTGCTGGCCCAGAAACTGCGGGATCAACAGCGCCGCATGATCCAGGAGGAGTTCGCCGATCTGGAGGATCCGGTGCTGACCGCACGGGTGATCCGCTTCGAGCGCCAGTCAGTGATCATGGCGGTCAGCTCAGGCCTGGGGCGTCCGGAAGTCGAGGCGGAACTCCCCCGTCGCGATCAGCTGCCCAACGACAACTACCGCGCCAACGCCACCTTCAAGGTGTTCCTCAAAGAGGTCAGCGAAGTTCCCCGGCGGGGACCACAGCTTTTCGTCAGCCGCTCCAATGCCGGTTTGGTGGTCTACCTATTTGAGAACGAAGTTCCCGAAATTCAGGAGGGATCCGTACGGATCGTGGCCGTGGCCCGCGAGGCCAATCCACCCTCCCGTTCGGTGGGACCCCGCACCAAGGTGGCCGTCGACAGTATCGAGCGTGAAGTCGATCCCGTTGGTGCCTGCATCGGAGCCCGCGGCTCCCGCATTCAGCAGGTGGTGAACGAACTGCGTGGCGAAAAAATCGACGTCATCCGCTGGTCTCAGGATCCAGGTCAGTACATCGCCAATTCCCTCAGCCCCGCCAGGGTGGACATGGTGCGCCTCGTTGATCCGATGGGGCAGCATGCCCACGTGCTGGTTCCCCCCGATCAGTTGAGCCTGGCCATCGGCCGTGAAGGCCAGAACGTGCGCCTGGCCGCCCGACTCACCGGCTGGAAGATCGACATCAAGAACTCCACGGAGTACGACCAGGAAGCTGAGGATGCCGTAGTGGCTGAGTTGATCTCCCAGCGCGAGGAAGAGGAGGCCCTCCAGCAACAAGCTGAGGAACGCCTGGCCGCCGAACAGGCTGCTCGGGCAGAAGAAGATGCACGCCTGCGGGAGCTGTACCCGCTGCCCGAGGACGAGGAGGAGTACGGCGAAGAGCAGGCCGAGCAGGAATTCACGGAAGAGGAGCCCGCCGCGGTTGAAGCCGACACTGAAATCGACGCTGAGCCAGAAGCTGATGCCACGGAGGCTGAGGCTGAGGTGGACGCCGATGCCGACCAGGAGCAGGTCCGGTGAGTGAGCGCCCCGTCCTGCGTCGCTGCGTGGCCTGCCGCCAGCTCTTGGATCGCCGCCAACTCTGGAGGGTGATCCGCGACCATCAGGACGGAGTTCTCCTCGATGCAGGGATGGGCCGATCGGCCTATCTCTGTCCCGAGGAAAACTGCCTTGAGGAGGCAACCCGTCGCAAACGCCTACAGAAAGCCCTGCGTTGTCAGGTGCCCGAAACAGTGCTTGCGGTGTTGAAACAGCGGCTTATCCAGACCCCTGGTGAATCCGCTGAGGCAGACTGAACATTGGCCCCACTGTGTGAGTGGCCACCGCGGCATTCCATGCCCGGACCGATCGGAGACCCGAACTGAATGACCAGCAGCGGCAAAGTCAGAATTTACGAGCTGTCCAAGGACCTCGGCCTTGAGAACAAGGACGTGTTGGACGCGGCTGAAAAGCTGTCGATCGCTGCGAAGAGCCACAGCAGCTCGATCAGCGACGCTGAAGCCGGCAAGATTCGTTCACTCCTCGTCAAGGGCGGGAACGGTGCGAAGCCCGCTGCTGCTGCGCCTGCCAAGCCCGCACCAGGGAAAGCAATCCTGTCGGTGAAAAAGGCAGCCCCTGCCGCACCAAGCAAGCCCACACCGGCCGTGAGCAAGCCTGTGGCAGCCAAGCCTCAGGTGGCTCCCACGCCGCAAGCACCCCCGAAACCACCGGCAGCCACAACGCCGAAACCGATCATCAGCAAGCCCACGCCGGCCCCCGCAAAAGCGTCGGCGCCCCCGGCACGGCCTGCTGCCCCTCAAAAACCGCCGGCAGCGCCTTCGCGACCCACGGCTTCAAAGCCCGTGCCTCGGCCTGCAGCCTCACCCGCGCCGCGAGCAGCCTCAAAGCCCCAGCCCGTCAGCAAACCGCCAGCGACCAAACCGGAGCTGGTGAGCAAGCCCAAGGCTGCCGCCAAACCAACAGCACCCACCCCGGCTCGGCCAACGCCCCGTCCCGCTGGGGCTGGAAGTCCCGCGCGCCCCACCCCAGGCCAGGGCCAGCAAAAACCACAGATCATCCGCGCAGGAGCCCCGACACGACCGGGTGCACCAACCCGTGCTGGAGCCCCCAGCAAGCCCGGAGCCCCATCACGCCCCACCCCCAAGCCCGAACTGGTGGGTAAACCCGTGCCGCGTCGCCCTGCTGGCACCGGCGTTCCCCAACGCCAGGGGGGACCGAGCAGACCGGGAACCCCCACCCGACAAAGTCGACCAGGGATGCCCCCACGCAGTGGCAACACCCTGGAACTGGTTGGGAAACCGATTCGTCGCGACGGCAGCACTACCGGCAGCGGACGTCCGGGTGCTCCCACCCGTCCAGGAGCTCCTGGGCGTCCAGGAATGCCCGCTGGAATGCGCAAACCGGTGGCTCCCGGTGAGCTCATGCAGCTGCAGAAGCCGGTCGGCCGACCGACGGCACCGGCCCCCCGCCGTCCCGACGCACCGACCAAAGCCGGTGCAGGGACAGCCACACCCCCCGTGGCACGTCCGACCGCTCCATCGGCACCACGTCGTCCGAGCTTCCGTCCTGGCGGTCCTGGTGGCCAGCGACGTCCCGGTCGGCCGGATTGGGATGACAGCGCCAAGCTGGAAGCCCTGCGCAGCCGCTCGCCGCAGAAGCAGCGCCAGAAGGTCCACATCATCGGAGAAAACGATGATTCGCTAGCGGCACAGACCGGCGGCTTCGCCGGGGAACAGGAGAACATGGTTCTCTCGGCGAGCCTGGCTCGTCCCTCAAAACCCAAATTGCAGCAGCGCACGGCACCCAAGCCGGTAGCGGCGATGCGCAAGCGCAAGAAGGAAACCGCCCGTCAGCGCCAGCGTCGGCGTGCCATGGAGCTGCGGGCAGCCCGGGAAGCCAAGCAGGTGCGGCCCGAAATGATCGTGGTGCCGGAGGACAACCTCACGGTGCAGGAACTGGCCGACATGCTGAGCGTCGAAAGCTCGGAGATCATCAAATCCCTGTTCTTCAAGGGGGTCATCGCCACGGTCACCCAGACCCTGGATATGCCGACGATCGAGGCCGTGGCCGAGGAATTCGGTGTGCCAGTGCTCCAGGACGACGTGGAGGAGGCTGCCAAGAAGACCGTCGAAATGATCGAGGAAGCCGACAAGGCTCATCTGATCCGACGTCCTCCCGTGGTGACGGTCATGGGCCATGTCGACCACGGCAAAACCAGCCTGCTGGATGCCATCCGCCAGGCCCGCGTCGCTGCGGGAGAGGCCGGAGGCATCACCCAGCACATCGGTGCTTATCAGGTTGAGGTTGAGCACAACAACGAGCCGCGAAAACTCACCTTCCTGGACACCCCGGGCCACGCAGCGTTCACCGCCATGCGGGCTCGCGGCACCAAGGTGACGGATGTGGCTGTGCTGGTGGTGGCTGCTGATGACGGCGTCCGCCCTCAAACCCTTGAAGCCATCAGCCATGCACGGGCTGCTGAAGTGCCGATCGTGGTGGCGATCAACAAAATCGACAAAGAGGGTTCATCTCCCGAGCGGGTCAAACAGGAGCTGTCCGAACAAAACCTGCTGGCGGAAGACTGGGGCGGCGATGTGGTGATGGTGCCGGTGAGCGCCATCAAGGGCGAGAACATCGACAAACTGCTGGAGATGCTGCTGCTGGTTACCGAAGTGGAAGACCTGCAGGCCAATCCAGATCGTCTGGCCCGCGGCACCGTGATCGAGGCACACCTCGACAAAGCGAAAGGCCCCGTGGCCACGCTGCTGGTACAGAACGGCACCCTCAAGACCGGCGACGTGGTCGCCGCTGGTCCGGTGCTTGGCAAGGTGCGCGCCATGGTGGACGACAAC
Proteins encoded in this region:
- the grrP gene encoding extracellular substrate binding-like orphan protein GrrP, with protein sequence MRAFLAPAAALLALAGPVALTPQASAESTTLKAVIFEEVKPLYQKTDTGYEGLGVDVLEQIRIQANRRNVTYRVASSVNDGIGAVITGKADIACGVAFTWGRSTQVTYSLPFGVGGTRLLMARDTSIDGTPDSLAGETIGVVKDTASAKVLKSVVPGATLKNFDTPKEALDAFYTGDVPILGGGTLWLAANSRIDKTALLPFRPYGRSGISCIVKQDNGKLLSSTNIALGQMMQAYMDGDAGTRRMINRWIGPGSDVGLSQETIRSLYGLILSITAEINTPATPGI
- a CDS encoding YlxR family protein, with protein sequence MSERPVLRRCVACRQLLDRRQLWRVIRDHQDGVLLDAGMGRSAYLCPEENCLEEATRRKRLQKALRCQVPETVLAVLKQRLIQTPGESAEAD
- the grrM gene encoding cyclophane-forming radical SAM/SPASM peptide maturase GrrM/OscB, which gives rise to MIVSSPNVRPDLNRFGPIGLVVVQSTSLCNLDCSYCYLPDRQKKRVFDLDLLPLLIQRILESPYAGPEFGLVWHAGEPLTLPTSWYDEATAILHRSLEQFNAQGLDFTQHVQTNATLINDAWCDCFRRNRIVVGISVDGPEDIHDAHRRFRNGRGSHAMAMKGIEALHRNDVPFHCISVVTADAMEQPERMYRFFRDNGITDVGFNVEEQEGIHTSSSMQGSVMEEKYRDFLRAFWRLSEQDGHPVVLREFEQVISLIQGNERMTQNELNRPFSILSVDSDGNFSTFDPELLSVASDRYGTFNLGNLRDLSLVESTKTDQFRRLLADMSSGVDTCHKGCEYFGLCGGGTGSNKFWEHGSLAASETNACRFGTQIPVQVLLERFEEGPPLTPITPN
- the infB gene encoding translation initiation factor IF-2; amino-acid sequence: MTSSGKVRIYELSKDLGLENKDVLDAAEKLSIAAKSHSSSISDAEAGKIRSLLVKGGNGAKPAAAAPAKPAPGKAILSVKKAAPAAPSKPTPAVSKPVAAKPQVAPTPQAPPKPPAATTPKPIISKPTPAPAKASAPPARPAAPQKPPAAPSRPTASKPVPRPAASPAPRAASKPQPVSKPPATKPELVSKPKAAAKPTAPTPARPTPRPAGAGSPARPTPGQGQQKPQIIRAGAPTRPGAPTRAGAPSKPGAPSRPTPKPELVGKPVPRRPAGTGVPQRQGGPSRPGTPTRQSRPGMPPRSGNTLELVGKPIRRDGSTTGSGRPGAPTRPGAPGRPGMPAGMRKPVAPGELMQLQKPVGRPTAPAPRRPDAPTKAGAGTATPPVARPTAPSAPRRPSFRPGGPGGQRRPGRPDWDDSAKLEALRSRSPQKQRQKVHIIGENDDSLAAQTGGFAGEQENMVLSASLARPSKPKLQQRTAPKPVAAMRKRKKETARQRQRRRAMELRAAREAKQVRPEMIVVPEDNLTVQELADMLSVESSEIIKSLFFKGVIATVTQTLDMPTIEAVAEEFGVPVLQDDVEEAAKKTVEMIEEADKAHLIRRPPVVTVMGHVDHGKTSLLDAIRQARVAAGEAGGITQHIGAYQVEVEHNNEPRKLTFLDTPGHAAFTAMRARGTKVTDVAVLVVAADDGVRPQTLEAISHARAAEVPIVVAINKIDKEGSSPERVKQELSEQNLLAEDWGGDVVMVPVSAIKGENIDKLLEMLLLVTEVEDLQANPDRLARGTVIEAHLDKAKGPVATLLVQNGTLKTGDVVAAGPVLGKVRAMVDDNRQRLKSAGPSFAVEALGFSEVPTAGDEFEVYPDEKSARAVVGDRASDARATRLAQQMASRRVSLTAMSGQANDGELKELNLILKADVQGSVEAILGSLEQLPKDEVQVRVLLSAPGEITETDVDLAAASGAVIVGFNTSMASGAKKAADATGVDVRDYDVIYKLLEDIQMAMEGLLEPELVEEALGEAEVRAVFTIGKSAVAGCYVNTGKLHRNCRVRVHRGKQVVYEGDLDSLRRNKDDVKEVATGFECGVGTDRFANWEEGDRIEAFKMVTQRRKLTT
- the nusA gene encoding transcription termination factor NusA — translated: MALVLLPGLTNLIDDISEEKKLPPQVVEAALREALLKGYERYRRTLYLGISEDPFDEEYFSNFDVGLDLEEEGYRVLASKIIVDEVESEDHQIAIAEVMQVADDAQVGDTVVLDVTPEKEDFGRMAAATTKQVLAQKLRDQQRRMIQEEFADLEDPVLTARVIRFERQSVIMAVSSGLGRPEVEAELPRRDQLPNDNYRANATFKVFLKEVSEVPRRGPQLFVSRSNAGLVVYLFENEVPEIQEGSVRIVAVAREANPPSRSVGPRTKVAVDSIEREVDPVGACIGARGSRIQQVVNELRGEKIDVIRWSQDPGQYIANSLSPARVDMVRLVDPMGQHAHVLVPPDQLSLAIGREGQNVRLAARLTGWKIDIKNSTEYDQEAEDAVVAELISQREEEEALQQQAEERLAAEQAARAEEDARLRELYPLPEDEEEYGEEQAEQEFTEEEPAAVEADTEIDAEPEADATEAEAEVDADADQEQVR
- the grrA gene encoding GrrA/OscA1 family cyclophane-containing rSAM-modified RiPP, coding for MKRSLIAFQALLASSAVLCQTAQASSSYSAPEQLNGQAKANSIEARIEAVRNTDWGSLLKDPEIEGELVAKSKWKNGKGKKFGNSRGKGKWGNGKSGNKWGNSRRTWGNGGYGGGWRNGGGGWKNGGGGFVNW
- the rimP gene encoding ribosome maturation factor RimP translates to MPHPLLPDLETLATDVAARKGFDLCGIQLLTHMSPMTLEVQIRHSSGADVSLDDCAGFSGMLGDALEASTLLTDAYVLEISSPGIGEQLSSDRDFQTFRGFPIEVHHRDKGETEQRLEGLLLERDADTLQINIRGRVKRIPRDCVIGVRLTSPSS